A stretch of the Aegilops tauschii subsp. strangulata cultivar AL8/78 chromosome 4, Aet v6.0, whole genome shotgun sequence genome encodes the following:
- the LOC141021863 gene encoding uncharacterized protein: MAFINEYKGDKAVEAHSNTKLHVIHTNDKKQMAISLAQYERHLSLQRHKIVGIDLEYNNEPEATQKPALCQLSIGKNHPVLLFQMSAAERCTVFDNFLADPRYTFVGFSIDGDKTRLERVNLEVANFVDIQKEWRVPEATKELDSLGDVSGMLIDDYYNNMKKKITDDEHRRWATLPLSMRHIEYAAKDAYTAYEIWNRITLTQDGLRRAKLEKEEPPRSAAGVAGDGKSLTGEEEDGANQEPTMPASI; the protein is encoded by the coding sequence ATGGCGTTCATCAACGAGTACAAGGGCGACAAGGCCGTGGAGGCCCACAGCAACACCAAGTTGCATGTCATCCACACCAACGACAAGAAGCAGATGGCGATCTCCCTCGCGCAGTACGAGCGCCACCTCAGCCTCCAGCGCCACAAGATCGTCGGCATTGATCTCGAGTACAACAATGAGCCTGAAGCGACGCAGAAACCCGCCCTCTGCCAGCTCTCCATCGGCAAGAATCACCCGGTGCTGCTCTTCCAAATGAGCGCCGCTGAAAGGTGCACCGTCTTCGACAACTTCCTCGCCGACCCCAGGTACACCTTTGTAGGCTTCTCCATTGACGGCGACAAAACCAGGCTAGAGCGCGTCAATCTGGAGGTCGCCAACTTCGTCGACATCCAGAAGGAGTGGAGGGTGCCCGAGGCAACCAAGGAGTTGGACTCCCTTGGAGACGTCTCCGGCATGCTCATCGACGACTACTACaacaacatgaagaagaagatcacCGATGACGAGCACAGGCGCTGGGCCACCCTGCCTCTGTCCATGAGGCACATCGAGTACGCGGCAAAGGACGCCTACACAGCGTACGAGATATGGAACCGCATCACCCTCACCCAGGACGGGCTTCGCCGTGCAAAGCTGGAGAAGGAGGAGCCCCCAAGAAGCGCGGCAGGAGTAGCTGGGGATGGGAAGAGCCTAActggtgaagaagaagatggtgccaACCAGGAGCCAACAATGCCAGCGTCGATTTAG